GCTTGTACGCGCGGTACTGCAGGAGCCGGACGAAGAGCAGGTCGCGGGCCTCGAGCAGCTCGAGGTCGTCGGCGTCGTCGACGTCACCGGCGGGCAGGAGCCGTGCCGCCTTGAGGTCGAGCAGCGTCGCAGCGACGAGGAGGAACTCGCTCGTCGTGTCGAGGTCGCGCTCGGCGGCCCGCAGGTAGGAGATGAACTCGTCCGTCACCTGGGCGAGCGCGATCTCGGTGATGTCGAGCTTGTGCTTGGCGATGAGCGAGAGGAGCAGGTCGAACGGCCCTGAGAAGTTCTCTAGGTGGACCTCGAACTCGCCGTCGAGGGCGCTGTCGGCCGTGCGGCCTGCCTCAGGCCGCGTCGCCACGGAAGACGAGCTCGCGTGCGAGCTGACGGTAGGCCGTCGCGCCCGCGTGCGTCGGGGCGTACGTGGTGATGGGTTCGGCGGCCACCGAGGAGTCCGGGAACTTCACCGTGCGCCCGATGACGGTGTGCATGAGGGTCTCGTTGAACGCTTCGAAGACTCGGGCGACGACCTCGCGGGAGTGCAGGGTCCGGTTGTCGTACATCGTCGCGATGATGCCGTCGACCTCGAGGCGCGGGTTGAGCCGGTCGCGGATCTTCTCGATCGTCTCGACGAGCAGCGCGACGCCGCGCAGCGCGAAGAACTCGCACTCGAGCGGGATGAGGACGCCGTGGGCGGCGGTGAGCGCGTTGACGGTGAGGAGCCCGAGGCTCGGCTGGCAGTCGACGAGGATGACGTCGTAGTCGTCCGTCACCGGGCGCAGCACGCGGGAGAGGACGGACTCGCGGGCGACCTCGCCGACGAGCTGCACCTCCGCAGCGGACAGGTCGATGTTGGCGGGCAGCACGTGCAGCCCGGAGATGCGGGTCGGCACGATCGTCGCGTGGATGTCGGCGTCGCGCTCCATGAGGAGGTTGTAGATCGTCTGGTCGAGCTCGTGCGGGTTGACCCCGAGACCGACCGAGGCCGCGCCCTGGGGGTCGAAGTCGACGATGAGGACGCGGCGACCGTACTCCGCGAGGCTGGCACCGAGGTTGATGGTCGTGGTCGTCTTGCCCACGCCACCCTTCTGGTTGCACATCGCGATGATCCGCGCAGGGCCGTGGCTGGTCAGCGGGGCCGGCTCCGGGAAGTCG
This sequence is a window from Sanguibacter antarcticus. Protein-coding genes within it:
- a CDS encoding ParA family protein translates to MTSQAQDDTSEPTLDPTLDAVGRRLPDFPEPAPLTSHGPARIIAMCNQKGGVGKTTTTINLGASLAEYGRRVLIVDFDPQGAASVGLGVNPHELDQTIYNLLMERDADIHATIVPTRISGLHVLPANIDLSAAEVQLVGEVARESVLSRVLRPVTDDYDVILVDCQPSLGLLTVNALTAAHGVLIPLECEFFALRGVALLVETIEKIRDRLNPRLEVDGIIATMYDNRTLHSREVVARVFEAFNETLMHTVIGRTVKFPDSSVAAEPITTYAPTHAGATAYRQLARELVFRGDAA